A genomic region of Mus pahari chromosome 22, PAHARI_EIJ_v1.1, whole genome shotgun sequence contains the following coding sequences:
- the Hrct1 gene encoding histidine-rich carboxyl terminus protein 1, with product MLGLLGNTTLVCWIMGTALAFLMLLWLLALCLFHRSQEHDVERNRVRQARPRPFRGRRLRLPRLVHHHHHHRVTGVTSVGVHHHHHHHSPHRLHHHQHHHRHHHAGVRR from the coding sequence ATGTTAGGCCTTCTGGGGAACACGACCCTTGTGTGCTGGATCATGGGCACGGCGCTGGCTTTTTTGATGTTGCTGTGGCTGCTGGCCCTCTGCCTTTTCCACAGATCACAGGAGCATGACGTGGAGAGGAACCGAGTCCGACAAGCCCGGCCTCGACCCTTCCGTGGCCGGCGCCTGCGTCTCCCGAGACTCgttcaccatcaccatcatcaccgtGTGACCGGGGTGACCAGTGTAGGCgttcaccatcaccaccaccaccattctcCCCATCgtctccaccaccaccagcaccaccaccgccaccaccatgCTGGAGTCCGCCGTTGA
- the Spaar gene encoding small regulatory polypeptide of amino acid response produces the protein METAVIGMVAVLLVITMAITCILCYYSYDSQTQDPERGPRRSFTVATFHQEASLFTGPALQSRPLPRAQNFWTVV, from the coding sequence ATGGAGACAGCGGTGATTGGGATGGTGGCAGTGCTGTTAGTCATCACTATGGCCATTACCTGCATCCTCTGCTACTACAGCTATGACTCACAGACCCAAGACCCAGAGAGGGGCCCCAGACGTAGCTTCACCGTGGCCACGTTTCACCAGGAGGCGTCGCTCTTCACGGGGCCGGCTCTTCAATCCCGGCCACTGCCGAGGGCCCAGAACTTCTGGACTGTTGTGTGA